A genomic window from Leptospira ryugenii includes:
- the flgE gene encoding flagellar hook protein FlgE, with protein sequence MMRSLYSGVSGLKNHQVRMDVIGNNISNVNTHGFKTERVTFQDMISQELQGASEPKENIGGTNPKQVGLGSLIAAIDKIMTQGALQTTGKNTDIAISGEGFFIVKDGDKSFYTRAGAFNVDKNGYYVNPANGLKVQGWNSRLDDTGNKYINSAGSIEDIVIPLYSKEPARATQNVDFQSNLNASVAAVPPDATEEDIKRYINDPDPRQRRGHVTSINVYDEQGNTRQLGVEFYKVRDNVWKMRMNLEEGSQLSVDVVGTGGENTQVSGNTELEVSFTPDGKIISVSDGVDSQTTGKLQAKVSFRLPGNPTQQTFSLNLGEAGLVGGITQFSSDFTTKAVKQDGYAMGYMESFSIDNTGTITGVFSNGVRQPLARIALANFTNPAGLNKEGDTMYSFSMNSGEANIGEAGSQGRGKINAGLLEMSNVDLSDQFTDMIVTQRGFQANSRTIVTSDQMIQEVLGLKR encoded by the coding sequence ATGATGAGATCACTATACTCCGGAGTATCCGGTTTAAAAAACCACCAAGTTCGAATGGATGTAATTGGTAACAATATTTCTAACGTTAACACCCATGGATTCAAAACGGAAAGAGTTACCTTTCAAGACATGATCTCTCAAGAGTTACAAGGTGCCTCGGAACCAAAAGAAAACATTGGAGGAACGAACCCAAAACAAGTAGGACTCGGTTCACTCATTGCTGCTATCGACAAAATTATGACCCAAGGCGCCCTCCAAACAACAGGAAAAAATACGGATATTGCGATCTCCGGGGAAGGTTTCTTCATAGTCAAAGACGGTGACAAATCTTTTTATACTCGTGCCGGTGCATTCAACGTAGACAAGAATGGTTATTACGTAAATCCTGCAAATGGCTTAAAAGTCCAAGGTTGGAATTCTCGACTGGATGATACAGGAAATAAATACATCAATTCTGCAGGTTCGATTGAAGACATCGTTATCCCTCTTTATTCAAAAGAGCCTGCGCGTGCTACTCAAAATGTTGACTTCCAATCCAACTTAAATGCAAGCGTAGCAGCCGTTCCCCCAGATGCTACCGAGGAAGATATCAAACGTTATATCAATGATCCAGATCCAAGACAGAGGAGAGGCCATGTAACAAGCATCAATGTCTATGATGAACAAGGTAATACTCGTCAGTTGGGTGTAGAATTTTATAAAGTTCGAGACAATGTTTGGAAAATGCGAATGAACCTCGAAGAGGGAAGTCAACTTTCCGTGGATGTTGTAGGCACTGGTGGAGAAAATACACAAGTTTCTGGAAATACAGAACTAGAAGTTTCCTTTACACCTGATGGAAAGATTATCTCTGTTTCCGACGGAGTGGATTCTCAAACGACTGGAAAACTTCAGGCAAAAGTTTCCTTCCGTCTTCCCGGTAACCCTACCCAACAAACTTTTAGTTTGAATTTAGGTGAAGCAGGACTTGTGGGTGGCATCACTCAGTTCTCTTCTGATTTTACTACCAAAGCGGTCAAACAAGATGGATACGCGATGGGTTATATGGAATCTTTTTCCATAGACAATACGGGAACCATTACAGGAGTTTTTTCCAATGGTGTTCGCCAGCCTTTAGCAAGGATCGCTCTTGCCAATTTTACAAACCCTGCGGGACTTAATAAAGAGGGCGATACGATGTATAGCTTTTCTATGAACTCGGGGGAAGCAAATATAGGCGAGGCTGGTTCGCAAGGAAGAGGAAAGATCAACGCTGGGCTTTTAGAAATGTCAAACGTTGACCTGTCCGATCAGTTTACCGATATGATTGTGACGCAAAGAGGGTTCCAGGCCAACTCAAGAACCATCGTAACCTCAGACCAAATGATCCAAGAAGTTCTAGGATTGAAACGATAA
- a CDS encoding HD family phosphohydrolase, with protein MTKDSSPSHKYIVSDDPYLSGKLVDYLPKINANIISLADFFSLDLESSQTISKVLFYLSRYELEKSHIEIHQYLKTHSLVMSSFLIRAPIEYTGFQSLSIEEDLFFTNVPDDAPTIFLVKAIVNAFTSLQMIVDKFELQKRINISTNEISKLTRIGISLANEKDFTKLLRDILTSAREISNSDSGSLYLVEKDEKGNPRNLRFKISALDLNSDEFILPINKKSIAGYVAYTGKQLNIPNVYELSDKEEFHFNSEFDKMSNYYSKSMLVVPMKDHHDEVVGVIQLINRKKNFHTKLSLEQMKTNLVLDYDKYSEDLVMAVAGQAAVAIQNNNLVHEIETLFEGFVTASVSAIESRDPTTSGHSFRVAQYTVGLAEAVNSIETGRFKDIQFSHSQIKEIRYASLLHDFGKVGVREKVLVKAKKLEDYELDLIRWRFHFILKDVEAKLSHKKIEYLKKHGNKGYTEFEKSIQLEYELEKEKLHEMVHVISQSNEPSILEEGNSHFLEEISKLSYETTDGGQISLLQPREFSFLSIRKGSLDFEERREIESHVEHTFQFLSKIPWTRELKMVPSIAHGHHEKLNGSGYPRGLTAVEIPVQAKMMAIADIFDALTDKDRPYKKAVPLERAFDILKMEVRDQHIDGDLLDVFIQNKVYEKILSKRLES; from the coding sequence GTGACCAAAGACTCCTCACCGTCTCACAAATACATAGTCTCTGATGATCCCTATCTGTCTGGGAAGCTGGTGGATTATCTTCCCAAAATCAATGCAAATATTATCTCGCTTGCAGACTTTTTCAGTCTTGATCTTGAATCTTCCCAAACTATTTCAAAAGTATTATTTTATCTCTCTCGTTACGAATTAGAAAAATCTCATATAGAAATTCACCAATATCTAAAAACACATTCACTAGTTATGAGTTCTTTTTTGATAAGAGCTCCAATTGAGTATACTGGATTCCAATCGCTCTCTATCGAGGAAGATTTATTTTTTACGAATGTACCCGATGATGCACCAACCATTTTTTTGGTAAAAGCTATCGTCAATGCCTTCACTAGCCTCCAGATGATAGTGGATAAGTTTGAACTGCAAAAGCGTATCAATATTTCCACAAACGAAATCTCAAAGTTAACTCGTATTGGAATCAGTTTAGCGAATGAAAAGGATTTTACAAAATTACTTCGCGATATTCTAACATCAGCACGAGAGATTTCCAATTCGGACTCTGGGTCTCTATACCTCGTTGAAAAAGATGAAAAAGGAAATCCAAGAAATCTTAGATTTAAAATTTCAGCTCTTGATCTTAACTCAGATGAATTTATTTTACCTATCAACAAAAAGAGCATCGCTGGCTATGTAGCCTATACTGGCAAACAACTCAATATTCCAAATGTATATGAACTCTCCGATAAAGAAGAGTTTCATTTCAATAGTGAATTTGATAAAATGAGCAACTATTATTCCAAGTCAATGTTAGTTGTTCCAATGAAAGACCACCATGACGAAGTTGTTGGGGTCATTCAGCTTATCAATCGCAAAAAAAACTTTCATACAAAGTTAAGCCTAGAACAAATGAAGACCAATTTGGTCTTAGATTATGATAAATATTCTGAAGACTTAGTGATGGCTGTTGCAGGGCAAGCGGCCGTTGCCATACAAAACAATAACTTAGTGCATGAAATAGAAACCTTATTTGAAGGTTTTGTTACGGCAAGTGTCTCCGCCATAGAATCTAGGGATCCGACAACCTCAGGTCACTCATTTCGAGTAGCACAATATACGGTTGGATTGGCTGAGGCAGTCAATTCGATTGAAACTGGTCGATTTAAAGACATCCAATTCAGTCATTCTCAAATTAAAGAAATTCGGTATGCTTCGCTTCTGCATGACTTTGGAAAAGTAGGAGTCAGAGAAAAGGTACTCGTTAAGGCCAAAAAGTTAGAAGACTATGAGTTGGATTTGATACGGTGGAGATTTCATTTTATTCTGAAAGACGTAGAAGCCAAGTTATCTCACAAAAAAATCGAATATTTGAAAAAACATGGTAACAAAGGCTATACGGAGTTTGAAAAATCCATACAGTTAGAATATGAGCTCGAAAAAGAAAAACTCCACGAAATGGTACATGTGATTTCTCAATCAAATGAGCCATCTATTTTAGAAGAGGGCAATTCTCATTTCTTAGAAGAAATTTCAAAGTTAAGTTATGAAACTACGGATGGTGGCCAAATTTCCCTTTTGCAACCTCGCGAGTTTAGTTTTTTATCTATCCGGAAGGGATCTTTGGATTTTGAAGAGCGGAGAGAGATTGAATCCCATGTAGAACATACTTTCCAATTCTTAAGCAAAATCCCATGGACTAGAGAGCTAAAAATGGTGCCTTCCATTGCCCATGGACACCATGAAAAGTTAAACGGAAGCGGTTACCCAAGAGGGCTTACAGCAGTTGAGATCCCCGTGCAGGCCAAGATGATGGCCATTGCCGATATCTTTGATGCGCTAACCGACAAAGATCGACCCTATAAAAAAGCAGTTCCTTTGGAGAGAGCTTTCGATATCTTAAAAATGGAAGTGAGAGACCAGCACATTGACGGAGATCTTTTAGATGTTTTTATCCAAAACAAAGTCTACGAAAAGATACTCAGCAAACGTTTGGAATCTTAG
- the murD gene encoding UDP-N-acetylmuramoyl-L-alanine--D-glutamate ligase: MFSLQTLSLHQLLSFHKFLVIGGGISGESAGKLLADEGKIVSLYDRSKPENLSPFWTNFYDDSRSEEAVEASEILIKSPGVSPEHPILLLAEKKQKPILSEIYLGRLFYTGNLIGITGTDGKSTTTTLTYHLIRAKFPNSAVGGNLGEPFTSFCKGNWDFVVLELSSYQLEDSPPLHPLVSAITNLATDHLERHKTMERYFYAKSKIADLGSEGHTFITQSHLWDEFPKKPERVKAKVLTFGTATGEDIEIQGKAKKIITKQAVYSTDSFPLPGDHNLQNLAVAIGIAESLGIESDTIQSSFISMEGLSYRYAKVKLPKPKYPNVTFINDSKSTNMNSLLAGLNGFSKEDRLYLILGGEPKEESLAPFFAKWKDLDAEVWIYGNAAKIWEEKFRKEAPKQNFTFADTVQTVLKEIKSKIEYSITNNLTLPVTVLFSPACASFDQYKNFSERGRHFDQLVSEEFQEDLI; this comes from the coding sequence ATGTTTTCTCTACAGACTTTAAGCCTACATCAGTTGCTTTCATTTCACAAATTCTTAGTGATCGGTGGAGGGATCTCAGGCGAATCGGCAGGAAAGCTCCTTGCCGATGAAGGCAAAATCGTTTCCCTTTATGATCGTTCAAAACCGGAGAACTTAAGCCCGTTCTGGACGAACTTTTACGATGATTCCCGTAGCGAGGAGGCAGTGGAAGCGAGTGAAATATTAATCAAGAGCCCAGGCGTTTCCCCTGAACATCCTATACTTCTCCTTGCAGAGAAAAAACAAAAACCCATTCTTTCGGAAATCTATTTAGGCCGTTTGTTTTATACAGGAAATTTGATTGGGATAACAGGAACAGATGGAAAGTCTACCACGACCACTCTTACTTACCACTTAATTCGTGCTAAATTTCCTAATTCCGCTGTAGGCGGCAATTTAGGTGAGCCTTTTACTTCCTTCTGCAAAGGAAATTGGGATTTTGTTGTACTTGAACTTTCCAGTTACCAACTCGAAGACTCCCCTCCTCTCCATCCTTTGGTATCGGCGATCACAAACTTGGCTACAGATCACTTGGAAAGGCACAAAACAATGGAAAGATATTTTTATGCGAAGTCTAAAATTGCGGATTTGGGTTCAGAGGGACACACCTTTATCACTCAATCTCATTTATGGGATGAATTTCCAAAGAAACCAGAAAGGGTAAAAGCCAAGGTTCTCACTTTTGGAACTGCAACAGGAGAGGACATAGAAATCCAAGGGAAAGCCAAAAAAATCATCACGAAACAGGCAGTTTACTCAACAGATTCATTTCCCCTGCCCGGAGACCATAACTTACAAAACCTAGCGGTTGCCATCGGAATTGCAGAAAGTTTGGGAATAGAATCGGATACCATCCAAAGTTCTTTTATTAGTATGGAAGGATTATCGTATCGTTATGCGAAAGTAAAACTCCCCAAGCCGAAGTACCCAAATGTAACTTTTATCAATGATTCCAAATCTACAAATATGAATAGTTTGTTGGCTGGTCTAAATGGATTCTCCAAAGAAGATCGGCTATACTTGATTTTGGGTGGTGAACCAAAAGAAGAAAGCCTTGCGCCATTTTTTGCGAAGTGGAAAGACTTAGATGCAGAAGTATGGATCTATGGAAATGCAGCGAAAATTTGGGAAGAGAAATTTCGTAAAGAAGCTCCGAAACAAAATTTCACCTTTGCCGATACCGTACAAACCGTACTAAAAGAGATCAAATCCAAAATAGAATATTCAATCACAAATAATCTAACCTTGCCTGTTACGGTTCTATTTTCGCCTGCTTGCGCAAGCTTCGATCAATACAAAAACTTCTCAGAGAGAGGAAGGCACTTTGATCAACTAGTCAGTGAAGAATTCCAAGAGGATCTTATTTAA
- a CDS encoding STAS domain-containing protein, with amino-acid sequence MLKHELKDGKLVVYLEGRLDVSVANDVEEGLMDLIDNGGHRKVLLNMKDVEYMSSSGFRACISTLRKLNSKEGVLKISNIKPAVKRIFDVIELTSLFDIHETEEAALKSF; translated from the coding sequence GTGTTAAAACACGAGCTTAAAGATGGCAAACTAGTAGTTTATTTAGAAGGGCGTCTCGATGTCTCTGTCGCCAACGATGTGGAAGAAGGACTTATGGACTTAATCGACAATGGCGGCCATCGGAAAGTTCTTTTGAATATGAAAGATGTTGAGTACATGTCATCTTCTGGCTTTCGAGCCTGCATTTCTACCTTACGAAAATTAAACTCCAAAGAAGGTGTTCTCAAAATTTCCAATATCAAACCTGCGGTGAAACGTATTTTTGATGTGATTGAACTTACCTCACTCTTCGATATCCACGAAACAGAAGAGGCTGCTCTTAAGTCCTTTTAA